The Spiribacter roseus genome includes the window CGCGAGCGCTCGCCCCGGGTCAGGGTCAGATGACCGCCGTGGGGCCAGTCCCGAAAGCGCCGCACCAGATAGGTCAGTCCCGAGGTGGTGGGGGTCAGCCAGGGCGTGTCGATCTGGCCGATGTTGCCGAGGCAGACGATCTTGGTGCCGGGCCCGGCCCGGGTGATCAGCGTGCGCATCTGCTGCGGGGTCAGGTTCTGCGCCTCATCGAGCACCATGAACCGGTTGAGCAGGGTGCGCCCGCGCATGAAATTGAGTGAGCGGATGCGGATACGGCTATGGAGCAGGTCCTGGGTGGCGGCCTGGCCCCAGCGATTGCCGCCACCGGCCCCCCGGGACGGCGCGCTCAGCACCTCGAGGTTGTCCATCAGCGCCCCCATCCACGGTGACATCTTCTCTTCCTCGGTGCCGGGCAGATAGCCGATCTCTTCACCAATGGCCACCGTCGCGCGGGTCATGAGGATTTCATCGTAGCGGTCGGTCTCAAGGGTCTGGGTCAGGCCCGCCGCCAGGGTGAGCAGGGTCTTGCCGGTGCCCGCCGGCCCCAGCAGCGTCACCAGATCGACTTCGGGGTCGAGCAGCAGGTCGAGGGCCAGTGCCTGCTGGCGATTGCGGGCATGAATGCCCCACACTGACTCGCCCCCGGGGCGGTAGTCGACCACCGGCGTTGGCTCGAGCGCGCCGCTGGCGCCGGGCACAAGGCGCCAGGCCTGCT containing:
- a CDS encoding PhoH family protein; translation: MHQACLLDTSVLLHDPAALFRFESRDIYLPLAVLHGLDAARHGNSEEARNALQAARFLDERLAGVAPRSLADGLPLGEGLGRLYFLTDTEAGQAPPVLAAAQTLARTHPDMQLTVVARDINLRIQASVLGLEASDHESEARLDDPDLLPDGMHTLPPGTPAATEPPATATANEFLLGDEQAWRLVPGASGALEPTPVVDYRPGGESVWGIHARNRQQALALDLLLDPEVDLVTLLGPAGTGKTLLTLAAGLTQTLETDRYDEILMTRATVAIGEEIGYLPGTEEEKMSPWMGALMDNLEVLSAPSRGAGGGNRWGQAATQDLLHSRIRIRSLNFMRGRTLLNRFMVLDEAQNLTPQQMRTLITRAGPGTKIVCLGNIGQIDTPWLTPTTSGLTYLVRRFRDWPHGGHLTLTRGERSRLAAYASDVL